The proteins below are encoded in one region of Terriglobia bacterium:
- a CDS encoding PDZ domain-containing protein, translating to MASADTSTPLIVRSPTLSRTAIVFQYGGCLWSVPREGGEARQLTTGGHEGGAVFSPDGQSIAFTGEYDGNVDVFVMAAAGGEPRRLTWHPGFDFAIGWTPDGKRILFGSGREAYADFTRLYTIPVEGGWPQALPMWRAFAGSYSPDGSRLAYVPTFQWQAAWKRYRGGQTTPIHVVRLGDLSLETIPRENSNDAFPTWVGDTIYFLSDRSGPVTLYAYDTRSRAVKQVIANEGLDFKSLSAGPDALVYEQFGGIFICDPRSGASLKVDIRIAGDLPATRPRFEKVAEKIAAAGISPTGARAVFEAHGEILTVPAEKGDIRNLTRTTAVAERDPAWSPDGKWIAFFSDEAGEYALHVADQSGLGPVKRIDLGRPPSFFYSPRWSPDSKKIAYVDKRLNLWYVDVEKGEPLKVDADPYEDPTTTLDPAWSPDSKWLAYSKFLPNHLRSVFLYALETGKSGRITDGLSDARMPVFDGGGKSLFFAASTNVGLSVGWLDLSSYQHPVSRSVYAVVLKKGDPSPVEPQSDEEKVAGEKEKPGEAAADKAKEGEKTKEGGKGKEADKGKEGDKKEEPVKVTVDLDGIGQRIVALPVKAANYVGLAPGKAGTLFLAELPAVPPLGDPATLTVSKLDLATRKTEPFLSNVRAFGVSFNGEKALYRQDSGWFTAATTAAPKAGEGALALGDMEVYADPRAEWSQMYHEVWRIERDFLYDPNLHGLNLADAERKYAPFLKGLGGRGDLNYLFEEMLGEITVGHMFVGGGDVPEASKVKGGLLGADFGIENGRYRFSRVFNGENWNPELRAPLTQPGVDVKPGEYLLEVNGAAVRPPEDVYRFFENTAGKQVRIKVGPSPDGKAARDVTVVPLDSEFALRNRAWEEDNRRKVDELSGGRIAYVHVPDTAVGGYQNFNRFYFAQVGKEAAVIDERYNHGGEVADYLIDLLERPLRNCDTTREGEKFCSPLAQIYGPKTMIINEMSGSGGDALPWMFKQDKIGPLVGTRTWGGLIGIYNYPPLLDGGSVTAPRVAIYGLHGEWEVENRGIAPDIEVENDPAQVAAGHDPQLEKAVQVTLEALGKHPVVLPDPPPYPNYHPK from the coding sequence ATGGCGTCCGCCGACACCAGCACTCCGCTGATCGTCCGGTCGCCGACGCTCAGCAGGACCGCGATCGTGTTCCAGTACGGGGGATGCCTGTGGAGCGTGCCGCGCGAGGGCGGCGAGGCCCGGCAGCTGACCACGGGGGGCCACGAGGGCGGGGCGGTCTTCTCGCCGGACGGGCAGTCGATCGCCTTCACCGGAGAGTACGACGGCAACGTGGACGTCTTCGTCATGGCGGCGGCAGGCGGGGAGCCTCGGCGCCTGACCTGGCACCCGGGATTCGACTTCGCCATCGGCTGGACGCCGGACGGCAAGCGGATCCTGTTCGGATCGGGGCGCGAGGCTTACGCCGACTTCACCCGGCTGTACACCATCCCGGTGGAAGGCGGGTGGCCGCAGGCGCTTCCGATGTGGCGGGCCTTCGCGGGCTCGTACTCGCCCGACGGCTCGCGCCTCGCCTACGTGCCGACCTTCCAGTGGCAGGCCGCCTGGAAACGCTACCGCGGCGGCCAGACCACCCCGATCCACGTCGTGCGCCTCGGCGACCTGAGCCTCGAGACCATCCCCCGGGAGAACTCCAACGACGCGTTCCCCACGTGGGTCGGCGACACGATCTACTTCCTCTCGGACCGCAGCGGACCGGTGACGCTCTACGCCTACGACACGAGGTCGAGGGCGGTGAAGCAGGTGATCGCCAACGAGGGGCTCGACTTCAAGTCTCTGTCCGCCGGTCCCGATGCCCTCGTCTACGAGCAGTTCGGCGGCATCTTCATCTGCGACCCGCGGAGCGGCGCGTCGCTGAAGGTGGACATCCGCATCGCGGGCGACCTGCCCGCGACGCGGCCGCGATTCGAGAAGGTCGCGGAGAAGATCGCCGCGGCGGGCATCTCGCCGACGGGGGCGCGCGCCGTCTTCGAGGCTCACGGCGAGATCCTCACCGTGCCCGCCGAGAAAGGGGACATCCGGAACCTGACGCGCACGACCGCCGTCGCCGAGCGGGATCCCGCCTGGTCGCCCGACGGCAAGTGGATCGCGTTCTTCTCCGACGAAGCGGGGGAGTATGCGCTGCACGTGGCCGACCAGTCCGGTCTCGGCCCGGTGAAAAGGATCGACCTCGGACGGCCGCCGTCGTTCTTCTATTCCCCTCGCTGGTCGCCTGACAGCAAGAAGATCGCCTACGTCGACAAGCGGTTGAATCTCTGGTACGTGGACGTCGAGAAGGGCGAGCCGCTGAAGGTGGACGCGGATCCCTACGAGGACCCCACGACCACGCTGGATCCGGCGTGGTCGCCGGACAGCAAGTGGCTCGCCTATTCCAAGTTCCTGCCGAACCACCTGCGGAGCGTGTTCCTCTACGCGCTGGAGACCGGCAAGAGCGGCCGTATCACGGATGGCCTGAGCGATGCGCGCATGCCCGTCTTCGACGGCGGGGGCAAGTCTCTGTTCTTCGCGGCGAGCACGAACGTCGGCCTCTCCGTGGGATGGCTCGACCTCTCGAGCTACCAGCACCCGGTGTCGCGGAGCGTCTACGCGGTGGTGCTGAAGAAGGGGGATCCGTCCCCGGTCGAGCCGCAGAGCGACGAGGAGAAGGTCGCCGGCGAGAAGGAGAAACCGGGCGAGGCCGCCGCCGACAAGGCAAAGGAGGGGGAGAAGACCAAGGAGGGCGGGAAGGGGAAGGAGGCGGACAAGGGAAAGGAAGGGGACAAGAAGGAAGAGCCCGTCAAGGTGACGGTCGATCTCGACGGCATCGGCCAGCGCATCGTGGCCCTTCCGGTCAAGGCGGCCAATTACGTCGGCCTCGCTCCCGGCAAGGCCGGGACGCTCTTCCTCGCCGAGCTGCCCGCGGTTCCCCCCCTGGGCGATCCTGCGACGCTGACCGTGTCGAAACTCGACCTGGCGACGCGGAAGACCGAGCCCTTCCTGAGCAACGTCCGGGCCTTCGGGGTCTCGTTCAACGGCGAGAAGGCGCTCTACCGGCAGGACTCGGGGTGGTTCACCGCCGCGACGACCGCCGCGCCGAAAGCCGGGGAAGGCGCGCTTGCGCTCGGCGACATGGAGGTCTACGCCGACCCGAGGGCCGAGTGGAGCCAGATGTACCACGAGGTGTGGCGCATCGAGCGGGACTTCCTGTACGACCCGAACCTTCACGGGCTGAACCTCGCCGACGCCGAGCGCAAGTACGCCCCATTCTTGAAGGGGCTCGGCGGCCGGGGAGATCTCAACTACCTGTTCGAGGAGATGCTGGGGGAGATCACCGTCGGCCACATGTTCGTCGGCGGCGGCGACGTCCCGGAGGCGAGCAAGGTCAAGGGCGGGCTGCTCGGCGCCGACTTCGGGATCGAGAACGGCCGCTACCGGTTCTCGCGGGTGTTCAACGGCGAGAACTGGAACCCGGAGCTGCGGGCACCGCTGACGCAGCCTGGCGTGGACGTGAAGCCGGGCGAGTACCTCCTCGAGGTCAACGGCGCCGCGGTGCGCCCGCCGGAGGACGTCTACCGGTTCTTCGAGAACACCGCCGGAAAGCAGGTCAGGATCAAGGTCGGGCCGAGCCCCGACGGCAAGGCCGCGCGCGACGTGACGGTCGTGCCGCTCGATTCGGAGTTCGCGCTGCGCAACCGCGCCTGGGAGGAGGACAACCGCCGCAAAGTGGACGAGCTGAGCGGCGGCCGGATAGCCTACGTGCACGTGCCGGACACCGCCGTCGGAGGGTACCAGAACTTCAACCGATTCTACTTCGCGCAGGTCGGCAAGGAGGCCGCCGTCATCGACGAGCGCTACAACCACGGCGGCGAGGTGGCCGATTACCTCATCGACCTCCTGGAGCGGCCGCTGCGCAACTGCGACACGACCCGGGAGGGGGAGAAGTTCTGCTCGCCCCTGGCGCAGATCTACGGGCCCAAGACGATGATCATCAACGAGATGTCGGGCTCGGGAGGCGACGCGCTTCCCTGGATGTTCAAGCAGGACAAGATCGGCCCCCTGGTGGGGACCCGCACGTGGGGCGGCCTCATCGGCATCTACAACTACCCGCCGCTTCTGGACGGCGGCTCCGTCACGGCACCGCGCGTGGCGATCTACGGTCTTCACGGCGAGTGGGAAGTGGAGAACCGAGGGATCGCGCCGGACATCGAGGTGGAGAACGATCCCGCCCAGGTCGCGGCGGGCCACGATCCGCAGCTCGAGAAGGCCGTTCAGGTCACGCTGGAGGCTCTCGGGAAGCATCCGGTCGTGCTCCCGGATCCTCCGCCCTATCCGAATTACCACCCAAAGTAG
- a CDS encoding pirin family protein, with product MSIRPIQRLAKAKPTIEGAGVHLRRAFGFGNTGDFDPFLLLDDFRNDRPEDYLAGFPWHPHRGIETITYVLAGTVEHGDSLGNRGAIAAGDVQWMTAGSGIIHQEMPQGDRDGRMHGFQLWANLPSSLKMTRPRYQEVKSADVPEVKDDDGTTVRVICGSLWGASGPVAGTAAEPSYFDVSVPPGKRKTLPVETTRHAFAYVFAGSGKFCNASGPLAVPTESVGWADTSPPAEADDRSLVLFDRGDEIAVQAGEKGIRFLLVSGKPFHEPVAWYGPIVMNTQDELRRAFEELNAGTFLKIEGRG from the coding sequence ATGTCCATTCGACCGATTCAGCGGCTCGCGAAGGCGAAGCCGACCATCGAGGGCGCGGGGGTGCATCTGCGGCGGGCGTTCGGATTCGGAAACACCGGAGACTTCGATCCGTTCCTGCTTCTCGACGATTTCCGCAACGATCGACCCGAGGACTACCTGGCGGGCTTCCCGTGGCACCCGCACCGCGGCATCGAGACCATCACGTACGTGCTCGCCGGGACCGTCGAGCACGGCGACAGCCTGGGCAACCGGGGCGCGATCGCAGCCGGCGACGTTCAGTGGATGACCGCCGGGAGCGGAATCATCCATCAGGAGATGCCCCAGGGGGATCGCGACGGGCGCATGCACGGCTTCCAGCTGTGGGCGAACCTGCCGTCGTCGCTCAAGATGACCCGTCCCCGCTACCAGGAGGTGAAGTCCGCCGACGTCCCCGAGGTCAAAGACGACGATGGGACCACGGTCCGCGTGATCTGCGGGAGCCTCTGGGGCGCCTCGGGGCCGGTGGCCGGGACCGCGGCGGAGCCGAGCTACTTCGACGTCTCGGTGCCCCCGGGCAAGCGGAAGACCCTCCCGGTCGAGACCACGCGCCACGCGTTCGCCTACGTGTTCGCCGGCTCGGGGAAGTTCTGCAACGCCTCCGGCCCCCTGGCGGTGCCGACCGAAAGCGTCGGCTGGGCGGACACGTCCCCGCCGGCGGAGGCGGACGATCGGTCCCTCGTGCTCTTCGACCGCGGCGACGAGATCGCGGTGCAGGCCGGCGAGAAAGGGATCCGCTTCCTCCTCGTGTCGGGTAAGCCGTTCCACGAGCCCGTCGCCTGGTACGGGCCCATCGTGATGAACACGCAGGACGAGCTTCGCCGGGCGTTCGAGGAGCTGAACGCGGGGACGTTCCTGAAGATCGAAGGACGAGGCTAG
- a CDS encoding carbohydrate binding family 9 domain-containing protein produces the protein MSLALALRLGRGCAVLALLARIGAGQSWCADPKPGPPLSIRRASGPITVDGDLSDPGWQGIEGITTWFETNPGDNTEPKLRNVAYLAYDDRFFYAGFEFEDPHPERIRSPLGDRDAVPGSTDYGGVIVDSRNDGKTAQMFLANPRGTQYDAITSDATGEDPSPDFYWDAAGKITARGWSLEIRIPFSSLRYEAGGDATWGILLYRNYPRDRRYQIFTARLPRDVNCFICNASKLTGLSGLPQGSHVVVAPFATASRTSEPRDGPGTPLESGRVRSDAGLDVKWNPTADTAIDATVNPDFAQVESDATQISTNERFAIFYPEKRPFFLEGIDLLATPIQAVYTRTITSPRTGARATGRFGTTSYTALVAEDRGGGLVVLPGPESSGLAQQTFDSRVGVVRFKRDFGVSFASFLATAREIDGGGHNRVFGPDFQWRPRPSDSVTGQFLWSDTRTPRLPDLAAEWVGKSLFGHAFDLNWSHGTQHVDWYAQWLDIGADFRADTGFVPQVGYEEGYLETGYTIRPKDRFLSRLRLFTSNYYDRGEAGEAISTRASVGAGMDGRWNSFFRIELDEDHIRAVDRLLERFRPVVTLQVNPGRVVDQIALQGFIGREIDIDNGREGRGGDLSLSGTLRPSYHLALALSAGRRWLDVDTGNGLSGRLFTAQIERLRAVWSFSSRAFVRVIGQYERAERDTALYTATVTPKDASFTASALFAYKLSWQTLLYLGYGDDRTYTDTTGRLEPADRQFFLKLSYAWQH, from the coding sequence ATGTCGCTCGCTCTCGCCCTTCGGCTGGGCCGTGGCTGCGCCGTGCTCGCGCTCCTGGCGCGGATCGGGGCGGGGCAGTCCTGGTGCGCCGATCCGAAGCCGGGCCCGCCGCTCTCGATCCGGCGGGCCTCGGGACCGATCACGGTGGACGGCGACCTTTCCGACCCGGGGTGGCAGGGGATCGAGGGGATCACGACCTGGTTCGAGACCAACCCGGGCGACAACACCGAGCCCAAGCTCCGCAACGTGGCCTACCTGGCCTACGACGACCGCTTCTTCTACGCGGGGTTCGAATTCGAAGACCCGCATCCCGAGCGGATCCGTTCCCCCCTCGGCGACCGCGACGCCGTGCCGGGCTCGACCGATTACGGCGGGGTGATCGTCGACAGCCGGAACGACGGGAAGACCGCGCAGATGTTCCTGGCCAACCCGCGGGGCACCCAGTACGACGCGATCACCAGCGACGCCACCGGCGAGGACCCGTCCCCCGATTTCTACTGGGACGCCGCCGGGAAGATCACGGCGAGAGGCTGGAGCCTCGAGATCCGAATCCCGTTCTCGTCCCTGAGGTACGAAGCCGGCGGCGACGCGACCTGGGGGATCCTCCTGTACCGCAACTATCCGCGGGACCGGCGCTATCAGATCTTCACGGCACGGCTGCCTCGAGACGTCAACTGTTTCATCTGCAACGCGAGCAAGCTCACCGGCCTGTCCGGTCTTCCCCAGGGCTCTCACGTGGTGGTCGCGCCGTTCGCGACCGCTTCGCGGACGAGCGAGCCGAGAGACGGCCCCGGGACGCCGCTCGAGAGCGGGAGGGTCCGGTCCGACGCGGGGCTCGACGTGAAGTGGAACCCGACGGCGGACACCGCCATCGACGCCACGGTGAACCCGGACTTCGCGCAGGTCGAGTCGGACGCGACCCAGATCTCGACCAACGAGCGCTTCGCGATCTTCTACCCGGAGAAGCGGCCGTTCTTCCTCGAGGGGATCGATCTCCTGGCGACGCCGATCCAGGCGGTGTACACGCGCACCATCACCTCCCCGCGCACGGGCGCGCGCGCCACCGGCCGATTCGGCACCACGTCCTACACGGCGCTCGTGGCGGAGGACCGGGGAGGGGGACTCGTCGTCCTGCCCGGGCCCGAAAGCTCGGGCCTCGCCCAGCAGACGTTCGATTCGCGCGTGGGGGTGGTGCGCTTCAAGCGCGATTTCGGGGTCTCGTTCGCCAGCTTCCTCGCGACCGCGCGGGAGATCGACGGGGGGGGCCACAACCGGGTGTTCGGCCCCGATTTCCAGTGGCGGCCGAGGCCTTCCGACTCGGTCACGGGGCAGTTCCTCTGGAGCGACACACGGACGCCGCGGCTGCCGGACCTCGCCGCCGAGTGGGTCGGGAAGAGCCTCTTCGGCCACGCGTTCGACCTCAATTGGTCGCACGGCACCCAGCACGTGGACTGGTACGCCCAATGGCTGGACATCGGCGCCGACTTCCGGGCCGACACGGGCTTCGTGCCGCAGGTCGGCTACGAGGAAGGGTACCTCGAGACCGGGTACACGATCCGGCCCAAGGACCGCTTCCTCTCGCGCCTTCGACTGTTCACCTCGAACTACTACGACCGAGGAGAGGCGGGAGAGGCGATCTCCACCCGCGCGTCGGTCGGCGCCGGGATGGACGGGCGCTGGAACAGCTTCTTCCGCATCGAGCTGGACGAGGACCACATCCGGGCGGTGGACCGCCTCCTGGAGCGGTTCCGTCCCGTGGTGACTCTCCAGGTGAACCCGGGGCGCGTGGTCGACCAGATCGCGCTCCAGGGGTTCATCGGCCGGGAGATCGACATCGACAACGGGCGCGAGGGGCGCGGTGGCGACCTGTCGCTCTCCGGCACGCTCCGGCCGAGCTATCACCTGGCGCTGGCGCTGTCGGCCGGCCGGAGGTGGCTGGACGTGGATACCGGGAACGGTCTCTCCGGACGGCTGTTCACCGCGCAGATTGAGCGCCTGCGCGCCGTGTGGAGCTTCAGCTCGCGCGCCTTCGTCCGGGTCATCGGCCAGTACGAGAGGGCCGAGCGCGACACCGCCCTTTACACCGCGACGGTGACGCCCAAGGACGCGTCCTTCACCGCTTCGGCGCTGTTCGCGTACAAGCTCAGCTGGCAGACCCTCCTCTACCTAGGCTACGGCGACGATCGGACCTACACGGACACGACCGGACGCCTCGAGCCGGCGGACCGGCAGTTCTTCCTGAAGCTCTCCTACGCCTGGCAGCATTGA
- a CDS encoding DUF1579 domain-containing protein: MVTRKKAARPATRKATKKSTKPPTNHDAMMAAWQKAMTPSKGHRRLEPLAGTFSARTTFTMAPGAPPEVSEARSENRFVLGGRHLEQAYSGSSMGMPFEGLGFTGFDNVLGKYVGTWMDTFGTGTMRSESVGKPTDRRIDFVATAHEPSGRKMTFDCRLRIRDGDHHSFEMWTKGPGGKKYRVMLTEYART; encoded by the coding sequence ATGGTCACGCGGAAGAAGGCGGCTCGACCCGCCACGAGGAAAGCGACGAAGAAGTCGACGAAGCCGCCCACGAATCACGACGCGATGATGGCGGCCTGGCAGAAGGCGATGACGCCTTCGAAGGGCCATCGCCGGCTCGAGCCGCTGGCGGGGACGTTCAGCGCCCGGACCACGTTCACCATGGCGCCGGGGGCGCCCCCGGAGGTCAGCGAAGCGCGGTCCGAGAACCGCTTCGTGCTCGGCGGACGCCACCTCGAGCAGGCCTACAGCGGGAGCTCGATGGGCATGCCCTTCGAGGGGCTCGGCTTCACCGGCTTCGACAACGTCCTGGGCAAGTACGTCGGTACCTGGATGGACACGTTCGGCACCGGCACGATGCGGAGCGAGAGCGTGGGCAAGCCCACCGACCGCAGGATCGATTTCGTGGCGACGGCCCACGAGCCCTCGGGCCGCAAGATGACCTTCGATTGCCGGCTCCGCATCCGGGACGGCGACCACCACAGCTTCGAGATGTGGACGAAGGGCCCGGGCGGCAAGAAGTACCGGGTCATGCTGACCGAGTACGCAAGAACGTAG
- a CDS encoding class I SAM-dependent methyltransferase: protein MSERTVCVETETPTEPRDFRAELRTLAEAISRDPSDAERVGLLAGVAEDWIRSEGLPLSTDAERTNRVVLADWLAPLAGTGRVAHFGTREGAVGAALASAGATVVSHLDHVARAVSAAVRYAGPTIEYSTVDQASADPTLLADLVVVETDGFEPVLPLSRALGVLRAGGWLAVLGAPVAVTAEGLVAAGIFRVGDDSHVHPLHHPNGGEQVALLRFSATRNTRNLPAGSAAPDGARREDGPSPLAKVIAGRRDRSEAEVALERRASSFSTLPIPDQELIDWVGGGTPAIYDQIGMVSALHLMIYCGLLPHHRILEPGCGCGRNARWVAPYLDPEKGCFSGFDIFGKAVDYATREITSRYPNARFAFANIRNTAYNPQGAIVDSDYVFPYESESFDIVFLPSVFTHMTRAGFEQYAREIHRVLKPGGLLLAWHFLLNAVSRRQIVEGKSSLPLVEYDDVSWAKWRDNPCAAIGFDEAYVLGLYESLGLRAQTVIYGDWSRREPTGLKDYQDRVLALKPEARPR, encoded by the coding sequence ATGAGCGAGCGGACCGTCTGCGTCGAGACCGAAACGCCGACCGAGCCGAGGGACTTCCGTGCCGAGCTTCGAACGCTCGCGGAGGCGATCTCCCGGGACCCGTCCGACGCCGAACGCGTCGGTCTCTTGGCCGGGGTTGCCGAGGACTGGATCCGGTCGGAGGGGCTTCCGCTCTCCACCGACGCCGAGAGGACGAACCGAGTGGTGCTCGCCGATTGGCTGGCCCCCCTCGCCGGGACCGGCCGCGTCGCCCATTTCGGGACGCGGGAAGGAGCCGTCGGTGCCGCTCTCGCCTCGGCCGGGGCCACCGTCGTCTCGCATCTCGACCACGTCGCCAGGGCGGTCTCGGCCGCGGTCCGCTACGCCGGGCCGACGATCGAGTACTCGACGGTCGACCAGGCGAGCGCCGACCCCACACTCCTCGCGGATCTCGTCGTCGTCGAAACCGACGGATTCGAGCCCGTGCTGCCCCTTTCGCGGGCCCTCGGCGTGCTGCGCGCGGGCGGATGGCTCGCCGTCCTCGGCGCGCCGGTCGCCGTCACCGCGGAGGGTCTCGTCGCGGCGGGGATCTTCCGGGTCGGCGACGACTCGCACGTCCATCCCCTTCACCATCCGAACGGCGGCGAGCAGGTCGCGCTGCTACGATTCAGCGCCACCCGGAACACGCGCAACCTGCCTGCCGGCTCGGCCGCGCCGGACGGGGCGCGACGCGAGGACGGCCCTTCGCCCCTCGCGAAAGTGATCGCGGGCCGTAGGGACCGGAGCGAAGCCGAGGTGGCGCTCGAGCGCCGGGCCTCGTCGTTCAGCACGCTTCCGATCCCCGACCAGGAGTTGATCGACTGGGTCGGCGGCGGCACGCCGGCGATCTACGACCAGATCGGGATGGTCAGCGCGCTGCACCTGATGATCTACTGCGGCCTTCTGCCGCATCATCGGATCCTGGAGCCGGGATGCGGCTGTGGCCGGAACGCCCGCTGGGTCGCCCCGTACCTCGATCCCGAGAAGGGCTGCTTCTCCGGATTCGACATCTTCGGCAAGGCGGTGGACTACGCGACGCGCGAGATCACGTCCCGGTACCCGAACGCGCGGTTCGCCTTCGCGAACATCCGGAACACCGCGTACAACCCGCAGGGGGCGATCGTCGACTCGGACTACGTGTTCCCCTACGAGTCGGAGTCGTTCGACATCGTCTTCCTTCCTTCCGTCTTCACCCACATGACGCGGGCCGGCTTCGAGCAGTACGCGCGGGAGATCCACCGCGTGCTCAAGCCCGGGGGGCTGCTGCTGGCCTGGCACTTCCTTCTGAACGCCGTCTCCCGGCGGCAGATCGTCGAAGGCAAGTCGTCGCTTCCCCTCGTCGAGTACGACGACGTGTCGTGGGCCAAGTGGCGGGACAATCCGTGCGCGGCCATCGGGTTCGACGAGGCGTACGTGCTGGGCCTGTACGAATCGCTCGGCCTCAGAGCGCAGACGGTGATCTACGGCGACTGGTCCCGCCGGGAGCCGACCGGTCTCAAGGACTACCAGGACCGCGTGCTGGCATTGAAGCCCGAGGCGCGCCCGAGGTGA
- a CDS encoding SpoIIE family protein phosphatase, producing the protein MFGSNILNPEPSLKSGVQDQEYYRALWKRILGGKVHRAMVVNRKKNGDLFYAEQTITPIQDSAGQITQFVSVIKDMTERRKLEAQKIEMELAGKVQRKLYPQMPPRLSGVDLAGAVFPAGHGCGDYSDFVDMAGGSCGIAIGDVAGHGLGPALMMAEARAYLRSIARTRRDPCEVLNEINAALARDMADNLYITLLLARLDAPPYRLVCGSAGHVSGYVLDGKGRVRSVLKSIGPPLGMFEKTVYRGSQEIDLTPGEIAFLLTDGLVESEGPGEEEFGAERALEVVRRHRHDSAQEIIRHLHRAARRFSGHVEQRDDITLVVCKLDSAPVADRHPRAILPRRH; encoded by the coding sequence GTGTTCGGGTCGAACATCCTGAACCCGGAGCCCTCTCTGAAATCGGGCGTCCAGGATCAGGAGTACTACCGAGCGCTCTGGAAACGGATTCTGGGCGGGAAGGTCCATCGGGCCATGGTCGTGAATCGGAAGAAGAACGGGGATCTCTTCTACGCCGAGCAGACCATCACGCCGATTCAGGATTCCGCGGGCCAGATCACCCAATTCGTCTCGGTGATCAAGGACATGACCGAGCGCAGGAAGCTCGAGGCGCAGAAGATCGAGATGGAGCTCGCCGGGAAGGTCCAAAGGAAGCTGTACCCCCAGATGCCTCCTCGTCTCTCCGGGGTCGATCTCGCGGGCGCGGTGTTCCCCGCGGGGCACGGCTGCGGGGATTATTCCGACTTCGTCGACATGGCCGGGGGATCCTGCGGGATCGCCATCGGGGACGTGGCGGGACACGGGTTGGGTCCGGCGCTGATGATGGCTGAAGCGAGGGCGTACCTCCGTTCCATCGCTCGGACCCGTAGGGACCCCTGCGAGGTCCTCAACGAGATCAACGCGGCGCTGGCCCGCGACATGGCGGACAATCTCTACATCACGCTGCTGCTCGCGCGCCTCGACGCGCCGCCCTATCGTCTCGTCTGCGGGAGCGCGGGACACGTTTCGGGCTATGTGCTCGACGGGAAGGGGCGCGTCCGATCCGTGCTGAAGTCCATCGGGCCGCCACTCGGAATGTTCGAGAAGACGGTCTACCGGGGATCCCAGGAGATCGACCTCACGCCCGGGGAGATCGCGTTCCTCCTCACGGACGGCCTCGTGGAGAGCGAGGGGCCCGGCGAGGAAGAGTTCGGCGCCGAGAGGGCCCTCGAGGTGGTCCGCAGGCATCGTCACGACAGCGCGCAGGAGATCATCCGCCACCTCCACCGCGCCGCCCGGAGATTCAGCGGCCATGTGGAGCAGCGCGACGACATCACCCTGGTCGTCTGCAAGCTGGACTCCGCGCCGGTCGCCGACCGCCACCCCCGGGCGATCCTCCCGAGGCGGCACTGA
- a CDS encoding FTR1 family protein yields the protein MVWQAVEARGSPDPTDPRSREAAVLNTGILVFREGLEAILVLASITASLVGANGIHRRPVAAGSVLGFLATVATWFVAVGILSAIDAPALDLQAATGLLAIGVLLVVMNWFFHRIYWTGWISMQNRHRRNLMERSSSRRRIYWGLVTLGFASVYREGVEVVLFLQSIRLKVGSRTVLLGVVLGLVLTAIVGALTLVAHRRLPYKRMLVLTGVMLGAVLVVMVGESVQEMQQALWLRTTPVRISIPAWMGTWLSVFPNLETIVAQGVAAALVLGSYLGASYLRVWRPRHRKEAPAYRPVAPPVAVEPGDLGL from the coding sequence CTGGTCTGGCAGGCCGTCGAGGCGCGCGGCAGCCCGGATCCCACGGATCCACGCTCCCGGGAGGCCGCGGTCCTGAACACGGGCATCCTCGTCTTTCGGGAAGGTCTCGAGGCGATTCTGGTCCTGGCGTCCATCACCGCGAGCCTCGTCGGCGCCAACGGGATCCACCGGCGGCCGGTGGCCGCCGGCTCGGTTCTCGGCTTCCTCGCCACCGTGGCGACGTGGTTCGTCGCGGTCGGGATCCTCAGCGCGATCGACGCTCCGGCGCTCGATCTGCAGGCGGCGACGGGGCTGCTTGCCATCGGCGTCCTCCTGGTGGTCATGAACTGGTTCTTCCACCGGATCTACTGGACCGGCTGGATCTCCATGCAGAACCGCCACCGCCGGAACCTCATGGAGCGGAGCTCGTCGCGGAGGAGGATCTACTGGGGGTTGGTCACGCTCGGGTTCGCATCCGTGTACCGTGAAGGCGTCGAGGTGGTGCTGTTCCTGCAGTCGATTCGGCTGAAGGTCGGGTCCCGCACGGTCCTTCTCGGGGTCGTCCTGGGGCTCGTCCTCACCGCGATCGTCGGCGCGCTGACCCTCGTGGCCCACCGCCGGCTTCCCTACAAGAGGATGCTGGTGCTCACGGGCGTCATGCTGGGAGCGGTGCTGGTCGTGATGGTCGGGGAGAGCGTGCAGGAGATGCAGCAGGCGCTCTGGCTGCGAACCACGCCGGTGCGCATCTCGATTCCCGCGTGGATGGGGACCTGGCTCTCCGTGTTCCCCAATTTGGAAACGATCGTGGCGCAGGGTGTGGCCGCCGCGCTCGTTCTCGGCTCCTACCTGGGAGCGAGCTACTTGAGGGTCTGGCGCCCACGGCACCGAAAAGAAGCCCCCGCCTACCGTCCGGTCGCGCCCCCGGTCGCCGTCGAGCCGGGTGATCTCGGGCTCTAG